From the Lactuca sativa cultivar Salinas chromosome 9, Lsat_Salinas_v11, whole genome shotgun sequence genome, the window AACtttataaatcaaagtatacTTTTACCATAATAAGACTTAATAAATGGAAAAATGTGAATTGTGGTAAAAACAATTGATATATATAAAACTATAAGCCCTCCTTATCCAAAAATCCTAGCTCCGCCCATGTTTGGAATaaatgataaatcttatttataggttcataataacgacttatgactataaatataagttacactgaaagcaAGAGAATATACTTTAACTTACAAAGGTTTTAGCAAAAACCGGGAATATTACGCGGACGGAACTCCGAAACCGAAAGATTTTATTAGCCGGGTTCCTAGAGACCTCAAGTTATTGCCAAATTCCCTAAACACTATGAAAAAATTAGGTTAGGGAAGTAGAAACTCGAGAGAGGAAGGTATGAGAAATGTGGGAGAACAATGAACTCGTGAAAGCAATTTATAGGCAAATTTGGggcatctcacgtcgtgagacatGGTGTCTAACATTATGACATGTGGCACTCATTGGTTGGAGCATCGTGGTTGACCTCGGATGCAAGCTATGCGAGACGCACACACGTGTGCCGATTTTAATATTTTGAAAATTGTATAACTTTTTCATTCGAGCTccattttttatgttctttatatccacggaaatctctcgacgagatctacaacttttacttagacttcgtcggctaagtttgaatttattttttcacACAAGCTTAAAGTGTTAAAGCCCATATAAAATGCATAGTTTTTTTTATCCGGAGtctgttttcgactgtctttatgtCGTTGAACtcttattaacgagatcttcaattctcatttagattgtgttggataaaaatcgaccgatctaaaattcaatttttgagTTGTACACTATTGTGCCGAACCTTAGAAAAATCTTAACTCCCTCTAATGaattcagatttagacgttctccaTATGCACACTCTTGATGTAACGATTACTATGATTTTAGTTTAGATCTCTTAGGctaaaaaataatttatcaaaaattcattttttacaaTACGCAAAGTCGCACcggtttaatcgtgaaacttcgaagaagcataacttatTCATACAAAGTCGGATCTAATTGTTCTATATATCTGTGAAAACTGTATCAATGTTTTCTACATGTTTATGATGATTACTTGTGCTAAAGAGTAATATATTTCTACTTCGAATTTTATATACAATTGTTTATTTTGAATCCTAAGGAACGGTAAAAATGGAACattacaattattattattattattattattattattattattataatccgTTGGTATAACGTAGCAATTTCATAGCTAATCTAACTACATATATTCCGTTGTGATTTCGTAGCTATTCTATCAGTAATTACCGACGGATATCATATGGAATTACATCTGTCACTATTCCGCAGTTATTCTATCACAAGTTCTTTACTAAATCAGGGTATCCTATTCCATTCCGTAGGTAAATCCTTTgttttctagtatatatatatatatatatatatatatatatatatatatatatatatatatatatatatatatatatatatatatatatatatatatatatatataagttctagaacattaagaaaaaaataatagCCAATAAAATATTGTCTTCTCTCTTTTTTATTTAAATCAAGGAGACAAAGAACATCACATTTGTAACATACAATACTATATTTTCAAAGAGACTCACATGGGATCATCAAAAAAATTATTCCCCACACCCTTttacaaataaataaattaattaaattttttgaaaactaAATGAAAATTTGTAAATATGTCAGTTAATAAGTTTCTTCAATATGAAGATAATAAAAGAATCATCAAGaaattaagtaaaaaaaattatCTGCAGAAGCTCCAAAGATATATATCACCACTTTCTTCTTCGCAAACATCTTTGGTGATGGTGGACGAAGACTGGTCGAGCTCGAAGAATGATGTATCAAACATCACATCATCGTAGGCTGGTGAACCGAAGTTGTACCATGGTGCAACCAACGACATCAAGGTACCATCAAGAGGATCATTTGCTGAAAAGAATGCATCGTCTTCTTCGGTTGGGTTGGTGGTTGGTGGTGTAGAGGTATTGTAGGATACGGATGAGGAATACGATggcgatggtgatgatgatggtgacgGTGATGGATACGATGGTACTGGTGATGATGGAgtagtggtggcggtggtggaagCAGCAGCGGCCGCTGCAATCTTTTGGATGGATTTGGGAGACATGATGGTGGTGGAATAGTCGTGATCGTATTGGGTATGAGAGAAGTTAAGATTTGCGGTGGGACCTTTTAGGCAAAGTAGGGCTGCATCATAGGCTCTAGCTGCTGCTTCCGGAGTCGAGTAGGATCCTAGCCATATTCGTGTTTTTTGATTGGGTGCTCGTATCTCTGAAACCCATGAACCCCAACTCCTCATTCTCACTCCTTTGTACTTCTTCTTGCTAATCATAGACGAAGATGTTCTCGACAACTCATTTTCAACCTTGACCTCTTTCTTCACCATTTCTCGAACAAATAACACACGAGACAACGTGAATCTTGAATCTTTCGGCTGATGTTTTAACAACAAAATGAAATCAAGTTTTTGGAGCTAAAAACggataaataaatgaataagtaaTCAAATTTGTTGTGTTGAATGGCTGCAGAAGACTAGTGATGGTTAAGATACAATCAATGGAAGTTCTGGTTATATAGTCTTCAAGTGAAATGGTTGACAggtgtttttcttttttatttcttaGTTTCTTTTAGAATACAAAAGAATGAAATTACTGATTTGTCCTTggaattaatgtttattacataAACGTCCCGTTTGACTATGAGTTTTTGCTAGCTTGGAACCTTTTGTGCATATGCAAAGTATTTATAAAGGTAATTGGATATTTTCATTACTCACCTTATAGTCAATATGTAGGAGACAAGTTGGCGTATTTTTAAAGTAAACAACGTAACTTCAAAACTTTATTAATGAAGTTCTGTTTTCTTGCttatcatatatgtatataaagtcGTAAGCATACGTTTCATTAGGTGTATAACTATTATATGTAAAAATTGAATGGGAAATATTATACAATTGCTGTtagtttataatttatatttccaaatatataacaaaaaaaaaagtctaGACAACAAAATATAAAAAGCCTTGGGGATTTTCTGGTATATTTGTTAAGCTTCAAGGGTGCATATATGCATACGCAACTTATAATAATCTACTGTAGCTGTGAATTGAATTTCTATGTATATAAATTATTTACTGGAATAAAAGGGTTCCAAGTGGTaaatatgtaaaatgtaataatatacaacaaaaagattttcgtATCAATCattaatgaagtataaaagtaataACGCACAAATATGTAGCTTGATTAATTAAAAACTTAACATGAAAAGTCATATGTATAACATTTAAATATAGTAATAATAACCATTAACCAAGCGTTCATTGAATACTATAATGCCCATTAAGTATTTTATAGTATTGTTGCATGGTTTTTGACTTAGAGAGCAAGTCACACTCCACATGATTAAAGAAAAGGGAAAAGGGGAAAAAGAAAGATATGGGCAATTTGGTCATTTCCTTGCAAAACACATGGACATTAAACTTGTAGAgaagattaattaatattaaaatgAGAAAACATTTGACATAGGATTCTGTAGTTGTACGTAGCTTCCTGGATTTATcaccaacttgtagacatgaaaTCTTATAAACTTGTAATTTTAACAATTGTATTTTTAGTTCTATTTTATTATAATTGTTTAAATATAAAGGATATTACAATACTTTCAAAAGAATGGGAGGGGGAGCACTTGTATTACAAATCCAAGCGGAGATCAACCAAGCGGagaattattattttcttttggtACCATATAATTTTATCAAAAACTAATACAGACCACAAGACAAGGATGGTGCAACCAACAAATCCAATTTCGGTTTTTCTTGTTTCTATtacaaatccaaaaaaaaaaccaaatgATACACCAACTTATAAAAAATCTCCACCTTTCGATGCATAGCTATTCAAAAAGCAGTTCTAGTTTGAAAGTTTCATAGAATCTAAGAACTCATGACGATACTATATGGAAGGCTTTCTTTGTAACTGCATTAGACTAGATGAAGTGGTGGTGAGCTTAACATGTTGTTACAtcagttttttttgttttttttgtttttttgtttctgttgcaaatccaaaaaaaaaaaaaaaagacaaatgaTACACCAACTTATCAAAAATCTCCACCTTTCGGTGCATAGATATTCAAAAAGTAGTTCTAGTTTGAAAGTTTCATAGAATCTAAGAACTCATGACGATACCGCATCGAATGTTTTCTTTGTAACTACATTAGACTAGATGAAGTAGTGGTGAACTTAATATGTTGTTACATCAGCTTTTTTGAATCCACATAATCATTTTCCAAAAACCACGTAATTGGGGAGTGGAGGTGGTGTCATTTAAATATGTTTGATTTTGGAAAAAGAAATTAGAGAGCACCAATAGCAACCAACTTTTCCCCCTTTCTTTATCTTCTCTCTTCTTCTTGGTTGGATGGTGAGGCTTGCTTGACGGTCTCCTTGATGAGAGACAAGGAGAGGTTTGGTGTGAGCTTAGTGAGGCTTAACGCCTTCCACTCCTAGTCTTAAGATTAACCTTGTTAGACTACATAACCAAATCCTTGTAATTATGAAGGATATGATTGTACACATCTTACGACTTCACAATCTTAGGCCATTTAGACATAACAAGCAAGACAATTAATAAACATATGGTTGGCAATCTCATAACCTAAGTCACACACATGGCATACAGTAGAACAAACACTAATCACTTATCTATAAAGTTCTAAGCGCAATTGATAAAAATAAATCTTataagatcgatagattcaaacaGGTAGAGAAATCAAACACCAAGAATGAAGAACAAAGTTGTACCGAATGATTAAAATCActaccttagaagagctcgattaagaactacTAATGTAAAGGCAGAGTAGGGTTACAAGATCATTGACAAAacacgatgcatgcatgcactatttatACTCTAACCCTAGCACATTAATATCGGGTGGACAGACTCAGCCCGTTACAAAATGTAACGCCCCGTTTTAAGAGTAATTATTTATGGATTACCGAGATCAAgggtaagggcgtttcggtctttaTGGGCTTTGGGTTCACTCGAGAAGGTTTCGGGacggggtgtgttgctagaagcgtaaggcttttcgccaccttttcgtggatataaagtctgtcggaaacggacttagaataaaggagttatgacactttgaagatagtGTCAATATTGGTCCCTAAAGGAAATATTTGGAAAAGGGGTCCTAGGCATGGATGGAGTGCATTGTGTGAttagctgggtacgcccagcgtaagctaggTTATGCCCAGCGTAGAGTGGTTAAATGAACGCGAGTGTTgggggcgtacgcccaacgtacaggatgtacgcccagcgtccagaaaccctaattttagggccagCCACTATGTTGTTCTTTGTTATATGCGTACGTTATGTGTGTATAGGTactttggggaaaacttactaagctttcgggcttacagttgtggtttattgtttcaggtgcttcaggagatcgtggaaaagcaaaggcgtgatcgtacagctcctcatatttttatgatttatgtgatatggttctagggaaatactctgatgtttaaactattttgaaaacaagatgtatgatcgTAACGGTTTTTGAacgaaataaaatgttttaatttggttgaaatttttggtcgttacaagttggtatcagagccttggttagagtgaattggaggaacattcatgtgaatccagtctcaaatcaaggagaggttttaataaaatggttttcaaaataagtaaaggaggacgcagagggtacgatcagccggagccagtaagttaccccaaattaccatacaagttatttgtattgagatatgttagaacaacatgctagtactaggctagggatcttcaggaattgcatgataggattgcctgatttatgatgcctgctagcctagggttccttgatACGAGCTATTCAGTACTCCTCTCGGGGTGAGGATTGAGTGCTTGCTATGTATGTTTGtacttagggcgttgtggtgatacttgagacaaatatgggtaggtatggaaggtagtatgggcccgtactactgaaatcacaggacccatacgcgtgtcaaggaagtcacaacccctaggttgTTGGTTAGAGGTTAGTTCTCGGCGGTTATGCGAGGTATCTGAGATTCTTATGGTTCATTTTAGCATGGCGAATGCGAGACGTTTCGAGTcaggatccggttcgggatcaggatcaggagaggtGGTCAGGATGGATCAGCACCACTCGAGGTtattagtcagatgagtacggagAAGTTGGATGCTAGGCtttgtgatatcctgcatgatgaggttgttgttatgttccgggctgagttaccagagctgtttgggtcaatcaagaccgccatggttgagtattttgatgagc encodes:
- the LOC111904956 gene encoding ethylene-responsive transcription factor ERF014, whose product is MVKKEVKVENELSRTSSSMISKKKYKGVRMRSWGSWVSEIRAPNQKTRIWLGSYSTPEAAARAYDAALLCLKGPTANLNFSHTQYDHDYSTTIMSPKSIQKIAAAAAASTTATTTPSSPVPSYPSPSPSSSPSPSYSSSVSYNTSTPPTTNPTEEDDAFFSANDPLDGTLMSLVAPWYNFGSPAYDDVMFDTSFFELDQSSSTITKDVCEEESGDIYLWSFCR